The Halanaerobium praevalens DSM 2228 genome contains a region encoding:
- a CDS encoding GLUG motif-containing protein codes for MKFYQKILVFLLLLILVFGSTAAAAPTGAKVTTGQAEISYGDQLTEINQSSTKATINWQSFNLNQSETVNFNQPGLNSITLNRILGNEKSVIDGALNANGQVWILNSSGVLFGANARVNTAGLLATTKELSDQDFRDANYSFAGNAQTSVINKGQINISDAGYSALLAKKVVNKGLITANLGEVHLSGGQEFSLNLNANSLVNLRVTKGELDSLVENKRAIKADGGKVYLTVNAVDDLLAGVVNTEGIIEARTIADLKAENSAETKTGYIEIFAHGGETKIDGKLITGKKEGFVETSGRVFNLGENAEIRSGHWLIDPTNINIDADFANTLNSSLNSGNVTINTEGSNADEGNIDINSDLSWSAATKLELEADNDINVNAVVENKNNNDGGIYFKANGDVYFADTGKVIINNIKQLQWIDTARQRENLTPKTSRLVSPEYVVGNYELGSDLDASLTNGSLDWQPIGNNSVGFKGNLDGKNYSINNFKLDSINSDLGLFSSLYNSDIRNLKFKNAEITGENRVGTLAGSASNTHIENVHTDSIVKGWSDVGGLVGSLGTAFRTIKNSSSSGSVDGYANVGGLVGSLNYSKIENSYSDADIGSDSIAPRDFAVRGTYNTGFGGLAGSSYNSQIINSYSKSNLDLAFENNVGGLVGYARESKVEDSYYQGTVIGNHRVGGLVGYLGLDSNYNLKASALAPENVEKALISNSWSQGTIKANYLVGGLAGETNGVEISNSYSKMSFKEPERIISFKTDLRIRLENTIIGGLIGGSMNSIIKNSYAASDFELPNSEIIGGLVGYGIDSKIENSYFKGQIRGSRFIGGLAGRMEKRLQPPGTIENSYAQAKIIADDYAAGLVGILRNEKILNSYAAVEMISQGENIGGLFLTEPDRTLAARLSIPELPENEIVASFYDKNLNPDALGETEYGKTTKELKDFATFKEAGWEIKKKFGNKNDYPELIFNENSARWIIEVAREIDGSEFIKDIYTVVLVVNDDFINNLNEDPVLAIGTEQVYLSELSRGGNDEGSTNNSEAANPNNNLIRVRVDKDSLIELINGGISLPEGVEQVFYLAEED; via the coding sequence ATGAAATTTTATCAAAAAATATTAGTCTTTCTCTTACTATTAATTTTAGTTTTTGGCAGCACAGCTGCGGCAGCTCCCACAGGTGCTAAAGTCACTACAGGTCAGGCCGAAATAAGCTATGGTGATCAGCTGACAGAGATTAATCAGAGTTCAACAAAAGCTACAATTAATTGGCAAAGTTTTAATCTTAATCAGTCAGAAACAGTAAATTTTAATCAACCAGGTCTTAACTCAATTACTTTAAACAGGATTTTAGGAAATGAAAAAAGTGTAATTGATGGGGCTTTAAATGCTAATGGTCAGGTTTGGATTTTAAATAGTAGTGGAGTATTATTTGGAGCAAATGCCAGAGTAAATACAGCCGGGCTTTTAGCCACAACTAAAGAGCTTAGTGATCAGGATTTTAGGGATGCTAATTATTCTTTTGCTGGCAATGCCCAAACTTCAGTTATTAACAAAGGACAAATAAATATTTCAGATGCTGGATATTCAGCCTTGCTTGCTAAAAAAGTAGTTAATAAAGGCTTGATTACAGCAAATTTAGGAGAAGTACATTTAAGTGGAGGTCAAGAATTTTCACTCAATTTAAATGCTAATTCCTTAGTTAATCTAAGAGTAACTAAGGGAGAATTAGATAGTTTGGTCGAAAATAAAAGGGCGATTAAGGCAGATGGTGGAAAAGTATATTTAACAGTAAATGCAGTTGATGATCTTTTAGCGGGAGTAGTAAATACAGAAGGTATAATAGAAGCTAGAACTATTGCAGATCTAAAAGCTGAAAATTCTGCTGAAACTAAAACTGGTTATATTGAAATTTTTGCTCATGGTGGAGAAACTAAAATTGATGGAAAACTAATTACAGGAAAAAAAGAAGGTTTTGTAGAAACTAGTGGCCGAGTCTTTAATTTAGGTGAAAATGCAGAAATTAGAAGTGGACATTGGTTAATAGATCCAACAAATATCAATATTGATGCTGATTTTGCTAATACTTTAAACTCAAGTTTAAATAGTGGTAATGTAACAATTAATACGGAAGGTTCTAATGCTGATGAAGGCAATATAGATATTAATTCTGATCTTAGCTGGTCTGCAGCAACAAAACTAGAATTAGAAGCTGATAATGATATTAATGTTAATGCTGTAGTTGAAAATAAAAATAATAATGATGGTGGAATTTATTTTAAAGCAAATGGTGATGTTTATTTTGCAGATACTGGTAAAGTAATTATTAATAATATTAAGCAGCTGCAGTGGATTGATACAGCTCGCCAAAGAGAAAATTTAACACCTAAAACTTCTAGATTGGTAAGTCCTGAATATGTAGTAGGAAATTATGAGCTAGGTAGTGATCTTGATGCTAGCTTAACAAATGGTAGTTTAGATTGGCAGCCAATTGGAAACAATAGTGTGGGATTTAAAGGTAATTTAGATGGTAAAAATTATAGTATCAATAATTTTAAGCTTGATTCTATAAATAGTGATCTTGGTCTTTTTTCTAGTCTCTATAATTCTGATATTCGAAATTTAAAATTTAAAAATGCCGAAATTACTGGTGAAAATCGAGTTGGAACTCTTGCAGGTTCTGCTTCAAATACTCATATTGAAAATGTTCATACTGACTCGATTGTTAAAGGGTGGAGTGATGTTGGTGGTTTAGTTGGAAGTCTAGGGACTGCTTTTCGGACAATTAAAAATAGTTCCAGCAGTGGTAGTGTAGATGGTTATGCAAATGTAGGAGGACTTGTTGGTAGTTTAAACTATTCTAAAATAGAAAATAGTTATTCAGATGCAGATATTGGCTCAGATTCTATTGCTCCGCGAGACTTTGCGGTTAGAGGAACTTATAATACCGGCTTTGGTGGTTTAGCTGGATCTAGTTATAATTCACAGATTATAAATAGTTATTCAAAATCTAACTTAGATTTAGCTTTCGAAAACAATGTAGGTGGCTTAGTTGGTTATGCAAGAGAAAGCAAAGTTGAAGATAGCTATTATCAGGGGACAGTTATTGGTAATCATAGAGTTGGTGGCTTAGTTGGTTATTTAGGACTTGACTCAAATTATAATCTTAAAGCTTCTGCCTTAGCTCCCGAAAATGTTGAAAAAGCATTAATTAGCAATAGCTGGAGTCAAGGAACAATTAAAGCTAATTATTTAGTTGGGGGTCTGGCGGGAGAGACTAATGGAGTAGAAATTAGTAATAGTTATTCGAAAATGTCATTTAAAGAACCCGAGAGAATAATAAGTTTTAAAACAGATTTAAGAATTAGACTAGAAAATACAATAATTGGTGGCTTAATTGGTGGTTCAATGAATTCTATTATTAAAAATAGCTATGCAGCAAGTGATTTTGAGCTGCCAAATAGTGAAATTATAGGTGGCTTAGTTGGTTATGGTATTGATAGTAAAATAGAAAACAGCTATTTTAAAGGGCAAATAAGGGGCTCCAGATTTATTGGAGGTTTAGCTGGTAGAATGGAGAAAAGACTTCAACCCCCTGGAACTATTGAAAATAGCTATGCTCAGGCGAAAATTATTGCTGATGATTATGCAGCTGGTCTAGTGGGGATTTTAAGAAATGAAAAAATATTAAATTCTTATGCTGCTGTTGAAATGATTAGTCAAGGTGAAAATATAGGTGGATTATTTTTAACTGAGCCAGATAGAACTTTAGCAGCTCGCCTTTCCATACCTGAGTTACCAGAAAATGAAATAGTAGCCAGTTTTTATGATAAAAATCTAAATCCAGATGCTTTAGGGGAAACTGAATATGGTAAAACAACTAAAGAGCTTAAGGATTTTGCTACTTTTAAAGAAGCTGGCTGGGAGATTAAGAAAAAATTTGGCAATAAAAATGATTATCCTGAACTAATTTTCAATGAAAATTCTGCCAGATGGATAATTGAAGTTGCAAGAGAAATAGATGGCTCAGAGTTCATTAAAGATATTTATACTGTGGTTTTAGTTGTTAATGATGATTTTATTAATAATTTAAATGAAGATCCTGTTTTAGCTATTGGTACAGAACAGGTTTATTTAAGTGAATTGAGCCGAGGGGGAAATGATGAGGGCTCAACAAATAATTCGGAAGCTGCTAATCCAAATAATAATCTTATTCGAGTTAGAGTAGATAAAGATTCTCTAATTGAATTAATTAATGGAGGTATTAGTTTACCTGAAGGAGTAGAACAAGTTTTTTATTTAGCAGAAGAAGATTAA
- a CDS encoding TonB-dependent receptor, whose product MKKLIIFLSFILIFTGTLGVEAAFSDLEVEHWAYQALTELQEQGIIEGYPDGEFKGTKEMTRYQVAVLVERAYQRVKELEQFNSLTESEAQVAKEMASEKMLVVDQSGRKLSSGQLKDIKLIVDSLSREFASELEVLGAEVENLSTEIAAVEAKLAELKVPEDKIEFGAVITTNFETTDYPSNKEERALAVYTWTDEDVLDLEANEYLGDMDYADMYHTLLADYMNTDIFNNENVFPLKLEFFELAANDENYKDDINSIPTRKKFWQEYDFTINGQQAFGDFNLELETIDNLFSKADGFNDYSQPEQKALKMDKALLSFNYHDNYFKIGDLDDYQLKPYFLAENDLEALEYRRNYKDITWQFLAGGSEIDLAGFNFPVDLYSLTAAKEINTADYSLGFNQLRYEGQNVSNLAINFTNFRFNDALSLKGELVYNDWDLEDLGLPSFANPNMYYIGFEELLKNKKGNDYYLDLEADWKINDRFKLKPRYQSVGDEFLAVENDLAAPYGFDLYGLGADYILTDNLVLESSYAYLEPDSEWDQVFKGLVFAPGVKPEAKEIYKLGLKQQRERFANSLALKYEKNDNFFADFEQLTLILKTIYQLDAKTQLGAKFVNKFGNWDSRVINKSTEYKTEMEAGYNYLEAFINKKLRENLSWNLTGRITDSDSSYKQNNVQGYDIEAVSSMLETSLRLEF is encoded by the coding sequence ATGAAAAAACTAATTATTTTTCTAAGCTTTATTTTAATTTTTACTGGTACATTGGGGGTTGAGGCGGCATTTTCGGATTTAGAAGTTGAGCATTGGGCCTATCAAGCACTAACAGAGCTGCAGGAGCAGGGAATTATTGAGGGCTATCCAGATGGTGAATTTAAGGGAACAAAGGAAATGACTCGTTATCAGGTTGCTGTTTTAGTTGAGCGAGCTTATCAGAGAGTAAAAGAACTGGAACAGTTTAATTCTTTGACTGAGTCAGAGGCTCAGGTAGCTAAAGAAATGGCCAGCGAAAAAATGTTGGTTGTTGATCAGTCAGGTAGAAAATTAAGTTCTGGTCAGCTAAAAGATATAAAATTAATAGTTGATAGTTTAAGCCGTGAATTTGCTTCTGAATTAGAAGTCTTAGGAGCAGAAGTAGAGAATTTAAGTACAGAAATAGCTGCAGTAGAAGCGAAGTTAGCAGAGTTAAAAGTACCAGAAGATAAAATAGAATTTGGGGCAGTAATTACTACTAATTTTGAAACAACAGATTATCCTTCTAATAAAGAAGAGCGAGCCTTAGCCGTTTATACTTGGACTGACGAAGATGTTTTAGATTTAGAGGCAAATGAATACTTGGGAGATATGGATTATGCAGATATGTATCATACTCTATTAGCTGATTATATGAATACAGATATTTTTAATAACGAAAATGTCTTTCCTTTAAAACTTGAATTTTTTGAGCTTGCAGCAAACGATGAAAATTATAAAGATGATATAAATTCTATTCCAACTCGTAAAAAATTCTGGCAGGAATATGACTTTACAATTAATGGCCAGCAGGCTTTTGGTGATTTTAACTTAGAATTAGAAACTATAGATAATTTATTTTCCAAAGCGGATGGTTTTAATGATTATAGTCAGCCTGAACAGAAAGCTTTAAAAATGGACAAAGCTTTATTAAGCTTTAATTATCATGATAATTACTTTAAAATTGGTGATTTAGATGATTATCAGCTTAAACCATATTTTTTAGCAGAAAATGATTTAGAAGCTTTAGAATATAGGAGGAATTATAAAGATATAACTTGGCAATTCTTAGCTGGAGGTTCAGAAATTGATTTAGCTGGATTTAATTTTCCTGTAGATCTATATTCTTTAACTGCAGCCAAAGAAATCAATACTGCTGATTATAGTTTAGGCTTTAATCAACTTCGTTATGAAGGTCAGAATGTTAGTAATTTAGCGATAAATTTTACTAATTTTAGGTTTAATGATGCTTTAAGTTTAAAAGGAGAATTAGTCTATAATGATTGGGATCTTGAAGATCTAGGTTTACCTTCTTTTGCAAATCCTAATATGTATTATATTGGTTTTGAAGAATTACTTAAAAATAAAAAAGGTAATGACTATTATCTTGATTTAGAAGCTGACTGGAAAATTAATGATCGTTTTAAATTAAAGCCTAGATATCAGAGTGTCGGAGATGAATTTTTGGCAGTAGAAAATGATTTAGCTGCCCCTTATGGTTTTGATCTTTATGGTTTAGGTGCTGACTATATTCTAACTGATAATTTAGTTTTAGAATCCTCTTATGCTTATCTTGAGCCTGATTCGGAATGGGATCAAGTTTTTAAAGGTTTAGTTTTTGCTCCAGGTGTAAAACCGGAAGCTAAAGAAATATATAAACTAGGTTTAAAACAGCAAAGAGAACGCTTTGCTAATTCTTTGGCTTTAAAATATGAAAAAAATGATAATTTCTTTGCTGATTTTGAGCAGTTAACTCTGATTTTAAAAACTATTTATCAGCTAGATGCTAAAACTCAGTTGGGAGCTAAGTTTGTTAATAAATTTGGTAATTGGGACAGCCGTGTTATTAACAAATCAACAGAGTATAAAACAGAAATGGAAGCTGGTTACAATTATCTGGAAGCCTTTATTAATAAAAAGCTCAGAGAGAACTTGAGCTGGAATTTAACTGGTCGGATTACTGATTCAGATTCTAGTTACAAACAGAATAATGTTCAGGGTTATGATATTGAAGCTGTTTCTTCAATGTTAGAAACCTCACTTAGATTAGAATTTTAA
- a CDS encoding ShlB/FhaC/HecB family hemolysin secretion/activation protein, with protein sequence MLNKKLIFLLIVFLLSSPTLVLAQNIKEPVSTKIDIGDVLKETENKPEIEAESSPLPKLEQEKIKEPASDLGTEKIMIEKIIISGNNFLSTAELEALVNTKTYTGKKISFLEMQRAALKITKYYRQQGFFVARAYIPQQKIANNSLEIAVIEGHYGKFILENNSLVKASKLQAILDAVKAQNIISVNTIERAMLIINDTPGAVVIQSDVMPGAKLGTSDFLIKADSTPRFTGYLVADNYGSEYTGEDRLTGALNINSPFGLGDQIGIQTMLSDGSGIENYRLAYSLPLNARGLEAELAYARTEYELGDIYSALEIEGVSKDLSLSFSYPIKRTRLHNIKLRAELMNRDLEDEQAGIKTAAKTLNKLTFGLTNTKNYRLKNWNSKRTIQGSLSLGDLDRSPDNSAFEDTAGAFAKTNLHFAENIQFNSKWSLNNSLKVQYVFSDQNLDGSEDFSVGGVNGVRLYPASEHSAEKGYLLNLELFYNLPDLENYSHRLSLFYDLGSVDMADPVANFESRTLQDLGLAYYLNYKDFFAKLNWAHKLGNEDVTAEDDYDSRFLIQAGFVF encoded by the coding sequence ATGCTAAATAAAAAATTAATATTTTTGCTGATTGTTTTTCTTTTATCTAGTCCGACTTTAGTTTTAGCTCAAAATATTAAGGAACCTGTTAGTACAAAAATAGATATTGGTGATGTGCTCAAAGAAACAGAAAACAAACCAGAAATTGAAGCAGAATCTTCTCCTCTGCCTAAACTAGAACAAGAGAAAATTAAAGAACCAGCCTCAGATTTGGGGACTGAAAAAATAATGATTGAAAAAATAATTATTAGTGGTAATAATTTTTTGAGTACAGCTGAGCTAGAAGCTTTAGTGAATACTAAGACTTATACAGGTAAAAAAATATCTTTTTTAGAAATGCAAAGAGCAGCTCTTAAAATAACTAAATATTATCGTCAGCAGGGATTTTTTGTTGCCCGTGCCTATATTCCTCAACAAAAAATAGCAAATAACAGCTTAGAAATAGCAGTTATAGAGGGTCATTATGGTAAGTTTATTTTAGAAAATAATTCTTTAGTCAAAGCTAGTAAATTGCAGGCTATTTTGGATGCCGTTAAAGCTCAAAATATTATTAGTGTAAATACAATTGAGAGAGCTATGCTAATTATTAATGATACACCAGGAGCAGTTGTTATTCAGTCTGATGTAATGCCAGGAGCAAAACTGGGAACTAGTGACTTTCTAATTAAAGCTGACTCAACCCCCAGATTTACTGGCTATTTAGTTGCTGATAATTATGGGAGTGAATATACAGGTGAAGACAGATTAACTGGAGCTTTAAATATTAATTCTCCTTTTGGTTTAGGAGATCAAATAGGGATTCAAACTATGTTAAGTGATGGTAGTGGTATAGAAAATTATAGGCTTGCTTATTCTCTTCCTTTAAATGCCAGAGGTTTAGAGGCTGAATTAGCCTATGCTAGAACAGAATATGAGTTAGGTGATATTTATTCTGCTTTGGAAATAGAAGGAGTTTCTAAAGATTTATCTCTAAGTTTTAGTTATCCAATTAAAAGAACTCGTCTGCATAATATTAAGTTGAGAGCTGAATTGATGAACAGGGATCTAGAAGATGAACAGGCAGGAATTAAAACAGCAGCTAAAACTTTAAATAAATTGACTTTTGGCTTAACAAATACTAAAAACTATCGCTTAAAAAATTGGAACTCTAAACGAACTATTCAGGGTTCTCTTAGTTTAGGAGATTTGGACAGAAGTCCTGATAATTCTGCTTTTGAAGATACAGCTGGTGCTTTTGCTAAAACTAACTTGCACTTTGCTGAAAATATACAATTTAATTCTAAATGGTCACTTAATAATTCTTTAAAAGTACAATATGTTTTTTCTGATCAAAATTTAGATGGTAGTGAAGATTTTTCTGTTGGTGGGGTAAATGGAGTTAGATTATATCCAGCTAGTGAGCATAGTGCTGAAAAAGGTTATTTACTTAATTTAGAGCTTTTTTATAATCTACCTGATTTAGAAAATTACTCACATCGTTTAAGTCTATTTTATGATCTTGGTTCAGTAGATATGGCAGATCCAGTAGCGAATTTTGAATCAAGAACCTTGCAGGATTTAGGCTTAGCTTATTATCTTAATTATAAAGATTTTTTTGCTAAATTAAACTGGGCGCATAAGCTTGGAAATGAGGATGTAACAGCAGAGGATGATTATGATAGTAGATTTTTAATTCAAGCTGGTTTTGTTTTTTAA
- the lptC gene encoding LPS export ABC transporter periplasmic protein LptC — MLNKRERKINEKLIIIFAISILLFSSLPVLAAVENLTDNYLLEADNITFLKQKNLLLFTGNASFKSVDFEIKAERFKVDTAAKTVETEAQVVIYSDKDNVQGSGLFYNYETEKGKIYEADGSLGKLNFSGEILKIISVNPLKAEMDSARFTPCSRKDPHYHYWAKEVEINDDNTMDIYHLVPFVGKIPVFYLPYYSVTYDPNDEDSLKSTYPMPRVGYDNDRGVTVEFNYPYQISERNWGEINYLTEGREDDRYETRRFTNYHQLSKSWLFKNRYQYLYNYDLDDEELDDFDEEFFSSLVFNRGKYALEAGIGKDLQAEDDDQDRYLLSGRYRFDNGLRTNFKHEYNFDWEQVKEKYTMSYSKHSINWNLKYVDGESYNYYPYLTLAFPSVLGVRTTIGSGRVENKGTELNKERINFRYNFRQPLPAGFSYHLAYNYRLDHYRSGYDYNYHYTTLNTGFKHQLRFNKKYRLNSSLFFQKNYPWGQSPLVDDREDQDRLIKPALTLNVNRKFKDSSLRIKTSAIYDLDLEDWDEINLRFTQQEDCYSLFLNYEFKDESISFGIEI; from the coding sequence GTGCTGAATAAAAGAGAAAGAAAAATAAATGAAAAGTTAATAATAATTTTTGCTATTAGTATTTTACTCTTTAGTTCTCTGCCAGTTTTGGCAGCAGTAGAAAATTTGACTGATAATTATCTTTTAGAAGCAGATAATATTACTTTTTTAAAGCAAAAAAACTTGCTTTTGTTTACTGGTAATGCTTCCTTTAAATCAGTAGATTTCGAAATTAAAGCTGAGCGTTTTAAAGTTGATACAGCAGCTAAAACAGTAGAAACAGAAGCTCAAGTAGTAATTTATTCTGATAAAGATAATGTGCAGGGTTCAGGACTTTTTTATAATTATGAAACTGAAAAAGGAAAAATTTATGAGGCAGATGGTAGTTTAGGTAAACTTAATTTTTCTGGTGAAATATTAAAAATAATTTCGGTTAATCCTCTAAAAGCCGAAATGGATTCTGCTAGATTTACTCCTTGTAGTCGCAAAGATCCACATTATCATTATTGGGCTAAGGAAGTAGAGATTAATGATGATAATACTATGGATATTTACCATCTTGTACCTTTTGTTGGTAAAATACCTGTTTTTTATCTTCCTTATTATTCTGTTACTTATGATCCAAATGATGAAGATTCACTTAAAAGTACTTATCCTATGCCAAGAGTTGGTTATGATAATGATCGGGGAGTTACAGTCGAATTTAATTATCCTTATCAGATAAGTGAGCGCAATTGGGGAGAAATTAATTATTTAACTGAAGGACGAGAAGATGATCGTTATGAAACTAGACGCTTTACTAATTATCATCAATTATCTAAGTCTTGGCTTTTTAAAAATCGCTATCAATATCTTTATAACTATGATTTAGATGATGAAGAATTAGATGATTTTGATGAGGAATTTTTTAGTTCTTTAGTTTTTAATCGCGGCAAATATGCTTTAGAAGCAGGAATTGGTAAAGATTTGCAGGCAGAAGATGATGATCAGGACCGTTATTTGCTGAGCGGCCGTTATCGCTTTGATAATGGATTGAGAACTAATTTTAAACATGAATATAATTTTGACTGGGAACAGGTTAAAGAAAAATATACTATGAGTTATAGTAAACATTCAATTAACTGGAATTTAAAATATGTTGATGGAGAAAGTTATAATTATTATCCTTATTTAACTTTAGCTTTTCCTTCTGTTTTAGGAGTTAGAACAACAATTGGTAGTGGGCGAGTTGAAAATAAGGGGACAGAACTAAATAAAGAAAGAATTAATTTTCGCTATAACTTTAGACAACCGCTTCCAGCTGGATTTTCTTATCATCTAGCTTATAATTATCGTTTAGATCACTACCGGAGTGGTTATGATTATAATTATCATTATACAACTTTAAATACAGGCTTTAAACATCAACTGCGATTTAATAAAAAGTATAGACTTAATTCTTCTTTGTTTTTTCAAAAAAATTATCCTTGGGGTCAGAGTCCTTTAGTTGATGATCGTGAAGATCAAGATCGCTTAATTAAACCAGCTCTGACTTTAAATGTTAACCGAAAATTTAAAGATTCTTCTTTGAGAATTAAAACAAGTGCAATTTATGATCTTGATTTAGAAGATTGGGATGAAATAAATCTGCGTTTTACTCAACAAGAAGATTGTTATAGTCTTTTTCTTAATTATGAATTTAAAGATGAGAGTATTAGTTTTGGGATTGAAATCTAA
- a CDS encoding phospho-sugar mutase has translation MSYMSRYRDWLVSDYFDDQTKKELEAIKDDEQEIEERFYKNLDFGTGGMRGKMGAGTNRINKYIVRKATQGLANYIINYSDHGREQGVVIAYDSRHNSPQFALEAALVLAANGIKTYLFEGMRATPELSFAVRDLKAVGGIVITASHNPPEYNGYKLYWQDGGQVVPEQARDIIAEIEEIDDFSIVKTMTKKEALAEGLLNYIGSELDQKYLNTLLEVLPETELAAAKGSNLKIVYTPLHGTGSTVVPQLLADLGFNNLAVVQEQADGDSNFSTVESPNPEEVSAFDLALDLAEKEEAELIIATDPDCDRMAAAVRDQDHNYQFLNGNEVGALFADFLLKTKKEAGTLTEQGVIIKSIVSTDLVVDIAAAFGVEVLDVLTGFKFIGEKITEFENEDSKVDAKDFILGFEESLGYLIGKYARDKDAAVAAGLFSIMALKYQAAGSSVLERLAELRAKYGYYLEDLHSIRLEGKEGQEKITKTIAHLREKCPEQIADFKVEKIKDYKQSKLFDLEAETETELELPQSNVLQYLLADDLKLTIRPSGTEPKLKFYFAVRADTQSAAAEKLEGFKTKVMAEIEKLMQDI, from the coding sequence TTGAGTTATATGTCCAGATATCGTGATTGGCTTGTGAGCGATTATTTTGATGATCAAACAAAAAAAGAGCTAGAAGCTATTAAAGATGATGAACAAGAAATAGAGGAACGATTTTATAAAAATCTGGATTTCGGCACAGGTGGAATGAGAGGTAAGATGGGCGCTGGTACAAATCGAATTAACAAATATATAGTTCGCAAAGCTACACAGGGTCTGGCTAATTATATAATTAACTATAGTGATCACGGCAGAGAACAGGGAGTTGTAATAGCTTATGATTCTCGCCATAATTCACCCCAGTTTGCTTTGGAGGCCGCTCTTGTTTTAGCTGCTAATGGAATTAAAACTTACTTATTTGAGGGAATGCGGGCAACTCCAGAACTTTCTTTTGCTGTTAGAGATTTAAAAGCAGTTGGAGGAATAGTGATTACTGCCAGTCATAACCCACCAGAATATAATGGTTATAAGCTTTATTGGCAGGATGGCGGTCAGGTAGTACCAGAACAAGCTAGAGATATTATTGCTGAAATAGAAGAAATAGACGATTTTTCTATTGTTAAAACAATGACTAAAAAAGAGGCTTTAGCAGAAGGTCTTTTAAATTATATTGGCAGTGAACTTGATCAAAAATATTTAAATACTCTGCTTGAGGTTTTACCAGAAACAGAGCTTGCTGCTGCTAAAGGTAGTAATTTAAAAATTGTTTATACCCCTCTGCATGGAACTGGAAGTACTGTAGTACCTCAGCTTTTGGCTGATTTGGGTTTTAATAATTTAGCTGTAGTTCAAGAACAGGCAGATGGTGATTCTAATTTTTCTACTGTTGAGAGTCCAAACCCCGAAGAAGTCTCTGCTTTTGATTTAGCTTTAGATTTAGCAGAAAAAGAAGAAGCTGAACTAATTATTGCTACTGATCCTGATTGTGATCGGATGGCAGCTGCTGTGCGTGACCAAGATCATAACTATCAGTTTTTAAATGGAAATGAAGTTGGAGCTTTATTTGCTGATTTTCTCTTAAAAACTAAAAAAGAAGCAGGAACTTTAACTGAACAAGGAGTTATTATCAAATCTATTGTTTCTACAGATTTAGTTGTAGATATTGCAGCTGCTTTTGGAGTAGAAGTTTTAGATGTGCTGACTGGCTTTAAATTTATTGGCGAAAAAATTACTGAATTTGAAAATGAAGATTCTAAAGTAGATGCTAAAGATTTTATTTTAGGATTTGAAGAAAGTTTAGGCTATTTGATCGGCAAATATGCCCGTGATAAAGATGCTGCTGTAGCAGCTGGCTTATTTTCAATTATGGCTTTAAAATATCAAGCAGCAGGTAGTTCTGTTTTAGAACGCTTAGCAGAATTAAGAGCTAAATATGGTTATTATCTGGAGGATTTACATTCAATTAGACTTGAAGGTAAAGAAGGTCAGGAAAAAATAACTAAAACAATTGCTCATTTAAGAGAAAAATGTCCAGAGCAGATTGCTGACTTTAAAGTTGAAAAAATTAAAGATTATAAGCAGTCAAAACTTTTTGATTTAGAAGCAGAAACAGAAACAGAACTTGAGCTGCCTCAATCTAATGTACTCCAATATTTATTGGCAGATGATCTGAAATTAACAATTAGGCCTTCAGGAACAGAGCCTAAACTCAAATTCTATTTTGCTGTTAGAGCTGATACACAGTCAGCAGCAGCAGAAAAATTAGAGGGCTTTAAAACAAAAGTTATGGCAGAAATTGAGAAGTTAATGCAAGATATTTAA